Proteins from one Parasteatoda tepidariorum isolate YZ-2023 chromosome 4, CAS_Ptep_4.0, whole genome shotgun sequence genomic window:
- the LOC107440755 gene encoding uncharacterized protein, whose translation MFPNKVPKATVNASATNTKCVDSRKNNNISMKINRLVFYLLIFNGLRGRLKTTHELVTMFPYNTKSSFNTDRLTKLLNRQSMKRSNRSSLRMLTLYFIYLGTYCYPNVSFETQLCEVPNEQYIMFLNAFDMWKSRRLHLLDESKAYIQKLNKTHQRFLIARSIMSVFDIMESIGQLLIGPGYKFGCSLCNVALTVAETMLDKKFLIDMVANINDERALFNCLVQKLPQSLKCKIENEISHQSVEEEVISQLQEYSLELSDDVVCFVLFSLITGMTFNLPRNKITKSVLKASLQNAVASFLTKRLISQEYPLDLDAHKIVRKKKFDVPQHFLSQAPVLVRIIFNVLNIYESSFHLYQEEDSPYSIPLIHFKNVMDQQSEVIASIEEVKPSDFSI comes from the exons ATGTTTCCTAACAAAGTGCCAAAAGCTACAGTAAATGCTTCAGCAACAAATACAAAATGTGTTGACTCcagaaaaaacaataacattagTATGAAGATAAACAGgctagttttttatttgttaatattcaATGGATTGCGCGGTCGGTTGAAGACGACTCATGAATTAGTTACTATGTTTCCTTACAATACTAAATCTAGCTTCAATACTGACAGATTAACTAAACTATTGAATCGGCAATCAATGAAGCGAAGTAATAGGTCAAGTCTGAGGATGTTGACACTTTATTTCATATACCTAGGAACGTATTGTTACCCAAATGTTTCTTTTGAAACACAACTGTGTGAGGTACCCAACGAACagtatataatgtttttaaatgcattcgATATGTGGAAATCACGAAGACTTCATTTATTAGATGAGTCAAAAGCTTACATACAAAAGCTAAACAAAACTCATCAACGTTTTTTAATTGCTAGATCAATAATGTCTGTCTTTGATATAATGGAATCCATTGGACAGTTGCTTATAGGTCCAGGTTACAAGTTTGGATGCAGTTTGTGCAATGTAGCTTTAACTGTTGCTGAAACAATgttagataaaaagtttttaattgatatgGTTGCCAACATCAATGATGAACGTGCATTGTTTAATTGCCTTGTTCAGAAATTGCCGCAGAGTCTTAAATGTAAGATTGAGAATGAAATTTCCCACCAATCTGTAGAAGAAGAAGTGATCTCTCAACTTCAAGAATACTCTTTAGAGCTTAGTGATGATGTGGTGTGTTTTGTACTGTTTTCATTAATCACCGGTATGACTTTTAATTTACcaagaaacaaaataacaaaaagtgtTTTGAAAGCTTCTCTACAAAATGCTGTTGCAAGTTTCTTAACGAAAag acTTATATCTCAGGAATACCCTCTAGATCTGGACGCACacaaaattgtgagaaaaaagaaatttgatgtTCCACAACATTTTCTTTCTCAAGCACCGGTACTTGtcagaataattttcaatgttttgaaCATTTATGAATCTTCCTTTCATCTATATCAGGAAGAAGATTCGCCATACTCGATTCCGttgattcatttcaaaaatgtaatggACCAACAATCAGAAGTCATTGCTTCAATTGAGGAAGTGAAACCATCAGATTTCAGCATTTAg
- the LOC107440754 gene encoding uncharacterized protein, protein MRVDQYIRMEGENNNPQRDLVLRIEERINQVDQQELDNFNPFDEGSTDFIIHFASLFANFYDNYHHFARDDLNELDNRIPDLRQSSERLTESFAKWFAKRKELIGVLDSSACELDRRFTIVTTSRLIGSILDLVYNIDSIFDNKISHMITIQAFGVSRALGVASLIFFKCLPHFAYMGLVAAFADISYDKITMREILKANEEDTKLFAKIEKWIQETEDLEFSIKQIFPNGFRLDVNIAKKVEKVLSNYQEDTKIFTTAVLSSIQSNPKLRGNVTQLCKIFKFSKTEAAKEWYDRSLRGVHSVGMEVTKLEYRNQLIQLSLAAPEIPLEVIKLAPEIEVRLKDSDSKVDARNIIKVKLKFIPHLFLGAVNCFYIYSSYKELVDGVKHQHSDLLRDMAKKADIHMRKMHIFMNRCKGSKQLTDATVK, encoded by the exons ATGAGAGTGGATCAGTACATCAGAATGGaaggtgaaaataataatcCTCAAAGAGACCTG GTTTTAAGAATAGAAGAACGCATCAATCAGGTAGATCAACAGGAGTTGGATAACTTTAATCCATTTGACGAAGGAAGTACAGATTTTATAATCCATTTTGCAAGCCTCTTCGCGAATTTTTATGACAACTATCACCACTTTGCAAGAGATGATTTAAATGAACTTGATAATAGAATTCCTGACTTACGCCAATCAAGTGAAAGGCTGACAGAAAGTTTCGCAAAATGGTTTGCAAAACGGAAAGAGCTTATTGGGGTCCTGGACTCTAGCGCATGTGAGTTGGATAGAAGATTTACCATCGTGACCACTAGCCGATTAATCGGCTCCATTCTGGATTTAGTTTACAACATTGATTCCAtatttgacaataaaatttCACACATGATAACAATTCAGGCTTTTGGTGTTTCTAGAGCTCTGGGAGTGGCATCTCTAATATTCTTCAAATGCTTGCCTCACTTCGCCTACATGGGATTAGTAGCAGCTTTTGCAGATATTTCATACGACAAAATAACAATGCGTGAGATTTTAAAAGCGAACGAAGAAGACACGAAATTATTCGCGAAAATTGAGAAATGGATTCAAGAAACTGAAGATTTGGAATTCAGTATAAAGCAGATTTTTCCAAATGGATTTAGATTGGATGTTAACATAGCAAAGAAGGTTGAAAAGGTTTTGTCAAATTATCAAGAAGACACGAAAATATTCACCACTGCTGTTTTGTCGAGTATTCAGAGTAATCCCAAATTACGAGGAAATGTGACGCAATTGtgcaaaattttcaagttttccaAAACTGAAGCAGCTAAGGAATGGTACGATAG ATCATTGAGAGGAGTTCATTCCGTCGGCATGGAAGTCACTAAACTGGAATATCGAAACCAACTGATCCAGCTTTCTTTGGCAGCGCCAGAAATACCACTAGAAGTCATCAAGCTTGCTCCTGAAATCGAAGTTAGGCTAAAAGATTCTGATTCAAAAGTTGATGCAAGGAACATCATTAAAgtcaagttaaaatttatccCCCACCTATTTTTAGGAGCCgtgaattgtttttatatttattcatccTATAAAGAACTTGTAGATGGAGTTAAACATCAACATTCAGACTTACTAAGAGATATGGCCAAGAAAGCTGATATACATATGcgaaaaatgcatatatttatgaACCGATGCAAGGGATCTAAACAGCTGACCGATGCAACagttaaataa